A region from the Arachis ipaensis cultivar K30076 chromosome B01, Araip1.1, whole genome shotgun sequence genome encodes:
- the LOC107613922 gene encoding uncharacterized protein LOC107613922 codes for MSDLKRNILQKAELCGAKLVNVFYKILMAVVSSGVQYETFFIGSDEDMGSFFIVGGVFSKVRIHELYAKLEDRVESSGTSAPNLQSTTVGGASTSIPVVVPGCLLPAPSLVLALANRSPGLITGLVGGDEPDHVENAMRDYDSDDEPDHISGDSEEETPVPLPAPQGPSSSRSHQQPPHFSTLNLEVTKEEVVMSVKDYSIPRGVQYRVMESDHLKYLGRCKEFGNGCTWMIRVALRQRKSIWDVRRYNEAHTCLATLISSDHRQLDYPRNMREDLSFG; via the exons ATGTCGGATCTGAAGAGGAACATATTGCAGAAGGCAGAGTTGTGTGGGGCCAAGTTGGTGAATGTGTTCTACAAGATTCTGATGGCAGTTGTGTCAAGTGGTGTGCAGTATGAAACATTTTTCATAGGGTCGGATGAAGACATGGGGTCTTTTTTCATTGTTGGCGGAGTTTTTTCGAAGGTGAGAATACACGAGTTGTATGCCAAGTTGGAAGACCGTGTGGAAAGTTCCGGGACTTCAGCGCCAAATCTTCAGTCGACGACGGTGGGGGGTGCTTCTACTTCGATACCTGTCGTTGTACCTGGTTGTCTACTACCTGCACCTTCACTTGTTCTAGCACTGGCAAATAGGTCACCTGGTTTGATTACTGGTCTCGTTGGTGGTGATGAGCCAGATCACGTTGAGAACGCGATGCGGGACTATGATTCGGACGATGAGCCCGATCACATATCAGGGGATAGTGAGGAGGAGACTCCAGTTCCCCTACCTGCACCTCAGGGGCCATCCAGTTCTAGGTCCCACCAACAACCGCCGCATTTCTCGACGCTTAACCTGGAAGTA ACTAAGGAGGAAGTTGTGATGAGTGTTAAGGATTATAGCATTCCTCGAGGAGTTCAGTATCGGGTTATGGAATCTGATCATCTAAAGTATCTTGGAAGATGCAAGGAGTTTGGAAATGGCTGCACCTGGATGATCCGCGTGGCACTTCGGCAACGCAAGAGTATCTGGGATGTTAGAAGGTACAACGAAGCCCACACTTGCCTGGCCACATTGATTTCGAGCGACCACCGACAGCTCGATTACCCACGTAATATGCGCGAGGATCTATCTTTTGGTTAA